From the genome of Tenericutes bacterium MZ-XQ:
ATAACCGACTTCATTTCTTATATCTTTATCCTTGAATTGCGATTGAGCATCTTCGATTAACCACTTAATTTCTTCTTCATCAATATCGGTTTCATCAGCATGTCTTAATTTTAGACCTTTATTCAAACTTTTTAAGACTGCATATAGATAAATGAGGAGTAATAGGAAAAATCCAAAACTCACTCCAATTAAAAAACTGATTAACATTGAAAAATCTATGGTTATAGGACCAATTTCAAGAAATATGAGCACATCATCAACTCCTATTACGTATTATATCATTAAAATGATATATCATAAAGATGATAGAAAAGAAAAAGTTGAACCGAAGTCCAACTCATTCATTCATATCATAATAAAATGTATAAATCACCATATCCACTTGAACATTTCCGTTGGTCAAAAAGGAAAGATCCATGAAATCAATATGATAGATTGTTGTCATATCGATGATAGAATCCATAAATGATAATGCTTTGATATGATCATCAACGTTAAAGCTTACGTTAATTCGTGTAAACTTAATTTGCTGATCTAAAGCTTCATCAAATGGAGAGTTCACATCATTTGTGATGGTATGACTAAATGTATCTGTTAACTCAAACAATGCTAGATTTTTCGCTATAAGTATTTCATTATCAATAGATTGTTTATCATAACTAGAGGGTAAAAACGGCATAAGTTCGCCAATTTCCAAATAAGTGACATCCTCTTGATTATTGATGAGTTGACTGATTTCTAAATTAAGTTCAACTTCTCTTTGTTCTAGCTCTTCTAGTTTTTGATTTTGATAAACACTCATCAAATAATATCCTGCAATCACAGCAACAAATATTAAAATCATCAAAGGAAGTGCTTTAGTCTTAGAAAGTTTTTTTCCAAAAACATTATATCTACGCATAAGTTATAGTCACCTCCATCAATAGTTCTGATAAAAATGAGGTTTCAGGTTCTGATGTTATCCACCTATTAGGACCATCATCAAAAGTTGATATACCATAAGCTTCATATATTCTAATCACATACTCATTCAAATCTAAAACAGTATTTCCAGAAACAAGAAGAGTGATGGTTTTGCTTTTAGCATCCACTTCAACATGATCTAAGGATACATTCACATCAAGTTCGGCAATTAAATCAATCAAATGTGCACGAAAGCTCATTTCTTTTTCTAATAGTGACTCATATGCTTCGTTATATTGAACTTGTTCATCAGTGTAGGTTGTTTGATTGGTTTGATCTCTTTTTAATATGTCTAATTGATTTTCTAAACTCTGAATTGTATTTTCTTGTTCTTGTGCTTCTTCATTAAATAAATAAAAAGGGATGTATAATAAAGCGATACTTGAAAAAATTAAAAATGCTAATACCATGAGATAATTACCATATAAATTGACTGGTTTAATGCGCTCTAACTCAAAATCAAATGGAATTTGAACTTTGAGTCTACTTGATTTAATTGCTAAAAATGGCAAATAACATCCTGTCGGCAATTGATCTTGATAACCTTCAATTTTTGTGAAATCGAAATGATCGACTTTAAAATCTTTTAAGTTAGGAATAAGTTCACTTTCGATTGCTCGTTTTGATAAATGTTCCGATAAATTATAGATGATAATTTCGTCTATATTTGCATTACCTTTATTTAGGTTGTACTTATAGTAGTTTGCAATTCTTTCGATATAGTTTTCTAAAACTGAAACTGTATTTGCTTTAGATTCATCACATTCTTCAATCATTTGAAAGATTGGAATACTATTTTCGTATATCTGAATGGCTAATAAACTTTTGTAAATCGTTACAATCATCACTTGATTTGATTTTGATTTATAGTTATCTTTATAGATTTCAAATAGTGATAAAGATGGTAAATCAAAGTTAACTTCTTTAGCACCAAGTTTTTCAAATATATCATAATAGTCGTGGAGTAAATCTTCATCGGTGATCATCGCTAAAGCTTTGACATGTTTTTCATCTTCTTCTTGTAAAAAATGAGAAATTGCAGCTTTTTCAAACGGAAAATACACTTTCTTGTCTGTTTGTTCGTGCAAGTAATTTTCTATGGATTTTTTTTGCAACTCATCTTTTGAGATATTAAGATTCCTAATCAGTAAGTTTTGATCATGGATTAAGATAAATACATTACGTAACTTAATCGCTTGCTTTTTTATACTTTCTAACAAGAGATGATAAAATATATCAGGTTCCTTAATATATCCATTGATGACAACACCTTCAGGCAGTATAATCTCTTCACTAAGAGATTTACTCAGTTGACTTTGATGTGTCATATATGCGCATTTATAGTCTGATATAAAAACTGTAATATCTTCTTTTTTTCTCATGAAAACTCACATCCCTAATAAATTTAAATACCACGTAATAACTGATTCACCAACTAAATAACTGATATAAACAGCAATCGATATAAAAGGTATAAGTGGCAAATATTTATTTCTATCTTTTATAGAAATTATACCATATATTAAGCCGAATAGTGACGCCATAAAGATAGATAATATCCCTTGTGGGAAGGTTAATGCCAATCCTATAAACAAGTAAATTTTAATATCTCCACCGCCAAGAGCATCCTTTTTAGCAATAGATTTACCTATGATTGCGATAAAAAACATGATAGAAAACAAAATCACACTTGATAGAAGATACTCAAGGATATTATTTTGGATAACTCTAATGATGAGTAATGGAACAAATCCAATCATCCAGACTTTATCAATAACAATCATATCATCAATATCTGAAAAGGATTCGATAAGGAGTACTGATATAAGGATTACAGCAATTAAATAATCTAGTGTAAATCCAAAAATAAGGTATGGAATGACGAAAAGAAAACCACCAATCATTTCATAGATGATATACTTGACATTTATTTTTTCACTGCAATATCTGCATCTACCCTTATTGATTAAATAGCCAATAACAGGTAATACATCTATCAGTTTAAGGGTGTGATTGCATTGATCACAATGTGATCTTCCTTTTAAGGATTCTTTTTTATTATGCCTTGTAGCAAGCACTTGAAAAAAAGATGTAAATAGAGTTCCAAAAAGGAATATAAAGATGGCATATAGTATTGTCATAATCATGTTCTCCTATATTCTTATTATACTATATAAAGAAAAAGGAGGCATCTTGAAAAGAGACCTCCTAGTTATCAAAGAATGGTTTATTCAGCAGGATTTCCTTCGTGGCCATTAATGTATAAATCAATTGCATTTGTAGCTCCTGCATCACTATAAAATGTCACCGTTGAACCATTAACTACAATCCAAATCGCATCTTTAGTTAAAACAGTAAGTGTTTCACCATCCATGTATCCAAACTCATTTGATTTTAAGTCAACAAAATCTTCTGATTCTAAAGCAGCTAGTGTGAATGCTGTCGTATCTTCTGCATATAGTTCAGCAGCTGTAACAATTGTATCATAAGTTGCTTCAGCAGCATTTGCTTCTTGTCTTTCAATTAATCCACCAATAGTTGGAACAGCAATAGCAGCTATAATCCCTAATATCACAACAACCGCTAACAATTCAACTAACGTAACCCCTTTTTTATTTCTTAATGCTTTATTCATACTTTCTCCTCCGTATTTTATTCTATAAAATTATACTATAATGTTATGCTTTTTCATTTCATTTGTCAATCAATTTTGAAAGATTTAAGAAAAATGTAATAACTAAATTTGGGTTCCTAAAGACAACATCGGCAACATGATTGCTAAAATCATGACTCCAACAATGGCATAAACAATGATTAACAAAATCGGTTGAATACTGTTTTTTAACTGTTGAACTCTAAGCTCACTAATCCCATTATAATACTCACTTAAGTTTTCCATAAGTCTTGGGATATCACCAGTCTTCTCACCAGTCGCTATCATTTTTGCCATAATTGGATCGATGTGTCTACTTTCTTCAAAAGATTTACTAAAGGGCTTCCCATCTTGTAAATACAATATGGTCTTATCAATTAAAGCTTTATACACATCATGATTTAAAATATCTTTCGTTGTTTTTAACGCTTCTAAAGAGTTAATCCCATTGGACAACATTTGTGATAATGAGTTAGCAATCAAAATTTGATTACTCATTTGAATCAATCTTCCAAAAATCGGCATTTTTAACAAAGTTAGTTTCACATAATAATGAAAGTTCGTGTTATACCGATAAAAACCTGTAAATACTAAGCCAATAAGCAATATACTTCCAAAAATGATTAGTGAATAATTTTGGAAAAAATCTCCTGTATTAAGAAAAAACTGAGTAATAGGTGGAAGTTCAACATCCCCGAAAGATTCAAATAGTCCTGTGATGTTTGGGAAAACAAATAATAACATCCCTATGGATATAGCAATGGCTGCCCCTAAATAGATCAAAGGCATTCTAACAGCTGATTTGATCTCTGTTGTTAGTTTAATTTGCGACTCATAATAATCAGCCATTTTTAAAATGGTTTGTCCTAACTCACCAGATAACTCACCAACTTTAATCATTTGGACAAGCAAATTCGGAAACTCCTGATTTCTCTTGCTCATAGCTTTAGAAAGTAAATTTCCATTATAAACTTGTTGATAAAGTTCAAAATATAATCTTCTAATATTTCTGTTTTCTTGCTGCAAGCTTAAGAGTTCTAGTGCGGGTAATAACTTTACACCTGAATTAATGAGTGAACCCAATTGCTTTAGGAAAAAGACTAATTGCTTTTGGTTAATTAACTTACCAATCGTAAATTGTTCTAGTCTAGTGATGATATTTTTATATTCAATAACACTCTTTACTTTGTAATTTTTTGTTTGTAAATACTTAATACAAACACTCTTATTAACGGCTTCCATGCGCCCTTTAACAGTCTTTCCTTCAGTGTTTATACAAACATATTTAAAGTTTTTTAAATGCAAAATATCCCTCCTATTCCTCCGCAACTTTCATAACTTCTTCTAGTGTTGTGACACCTTCTTGAATCTTTTTCAAGCCTGAAGACAATATACTTTGCATTCCAGAATATTTAGCTTCTTTTTCTAACTCATCAAACGTTGCATTTTCAGCAATCAGTTTTCTCATTTGGTCAGATATAGGTAAAACTTCAAAAATTCCAACACGACCAGCATAACCTTTATAATTACATGAAGGACATCCTTTAGCACGTTTCACATGATCTAAATCAATACCTTGCTTTTTAAACATAACAACTTCTGTTGGTGTTGGTTCATCATCATAACTACATTCTGTACACAGTTTTCTTACAAGACGTTGTGAAATTACACCAGTCAATGACGATGCGATTAAAAATAGTTCGATTTCCATATCTAATAATCTAGTCACTGTTTTTACTGCATCATTTGTATGTATGGTTGATAAAACTAAGTGACCTGTTAAAGATGCTCTAATTGCAATTTCTGCAGTTTCTACGTCTCTAATCTCACCGACCATAATGATATTTGGATCTTGTCTTAAAATAGATCTTAAAGCACTTGCGAATGTTAAGTTCACATCTGGTTCAACTTGTACTTGATTAACGCCTTCCATTTTAAGTTCAACAGGATTTTCAACTGTAACAATATTTACATTAGGTTTATTCAACTCTTCTAGACATGCGTATAAAGTCGTTGTTTTACCAGATCCTGTGGGTCCACTCACTAGTACAATACCATTAGGTTTGGCAATCATATCTCTTACGAGTTTTTCTTCTTTTTTCGATAAACCGATACTATCTAATCGATTAGCTCCACCACTGATATCTAAAATACGCATCACAACTTTTTCTCCTCTTACTGTTGGTAAAGTTGAAATACGCAAATCGATATTTTTTTGTTGAATCGCAGTTTGAATACGTCCATCTTGAGGTATTCTTGTTTCAGTAATATCCATGCCCGACATGACTTTTATACGACTCACCATTTGATTCAGAATCTTAATCGGAAATTCTTTAACTATATCTAAAACACCATCTACACGATATCTAACAACAACTTTATCATCTAGTGGATCAATATGGATATCGCTTGCTCTTTGAAAAACAGCTGATGTCAATATTTGATTGACTAGATTAACCATTGGTGTATCACTATAATCATCTTCTTCTTCAGTGACTTCATCCATGGATACATTTTGTTTGACACCAAGTGCTTCAAGCGTTCTCGTAAACCCATAATATTTTTCAATTTGAGTATTAATCTCATTTTTAGGTGCAGAATACATTTTTGGTCGATACCCGGTCATAAGTCTTAATTCTTCTGTCACTGAAAAATCAAGAGGATCAGATGTCGCAAACATCAATTTATTACCTTCTATTCTTAAAGGAATCATTGTATTTCTGCGACAAAAAGACTCATCAACCAACTTTAATACATTTTCATCAATCGTGAAATGCATGAGCGATACTCTTTGAACGCCAGTTGAATCTTCTAATGCTTTTAAGATTTGCATCTCTGATGCATATTGTAAACGCACGATAGTTTCACCAAGGCGTTCATTTTTTTCTTGTTTTTTTAGCGCATCTTCAAGCTGTTTTTTTGTAATAATCTTAGCATCTAGTAAAACATCACCGATTCTTTTTAATGCCATATCATGCGCCTCCTATTTCAACAATGTTTAGTTCATAGATATTAGGTAATGAAGGTAAATATATATCATATAGTTTTTGAATAATGCTATGACCTTGTGCATCTGTCACAGTTCGATAAACTGTATAAACACCACCCTCAACACCAGTTTCAATCAGTAGTTCATATCTTGTTTCAGTGTCAGTTGTAATTTCTACTACATCTGGAGTTGAAGCATTTAGTGTATCATTATCAATATATATGTTTTCAATAGGCACTGTTGCTTGTTTAGTTATATTTACTTCATAATCATATACTTGTGGAACACCTTTTAAGCTAAAACCAATGGCGTTAGCTGATGATTGGCCTAACTCAATACGGTACTCGAAATGATTTGAGTTATAAAATGTAAAATCATACGCATTCACTTTTAAAACACGAACATTATAACCTGTAGTCGCCCAAGCAGGCATTTCTGGATATGTGTGAAATACGAACCCATTCATATGTGTGTTTGTTAACACTTTTAACATACCTGACGCAATAATACTTAGTTCTTCATTTGTTAAATCGTAATCTTTAAGCTCTTCTAACAATGAAAATCTAGATTGGGGTTTAATGATGATGGCATTTAATTGGTTTAATATTTTCGTTACAGCATCAACATCAACTCCACTTATGGTGTCGAAGTATAACGATTGATCAAATGCTGATTCAACAAAATAATCTTCTAAAGGATAGTCTTTAATTAAAACCATATCTCCTAAATCAGCAATCAAATCATTGAACAGTTTTTCCGAATCTATCAAGCTTAAGATATTTTGAGTAAACATAGAATCGATGAGATTCAATATTTCTCCCTGGTGGCTTGTTTCTATAATAAAAACAACTTTATTTTGTGAGTCTTGTATAATTCCATTTACTGTTTCATCAATATTTGGTGAAAATAAAGATGATTCTAAATTCACATGAACGCCTTGATACTCGATATCAAAGTTCAAATCATCTAGATAATCGTTAATTTCACTATTCAATACTTGTTTATACTGGGATTCATCAATACCACCTAAAAAAACAGACCCAACGGTAGTCTCATTTTCTTGATTTGATAAATCATATACTAAGAAAATAGTGATCGCAAATACAATTGATAAAAATACAGTAATGATTGAAATCATGAAATAGATGTTTCTCTTAAAATAGTTTACAAAATTTTTCAATAGTACCACCTCTACTTGCTATTATTATACCAAACAATGAAGTCAAATAGACGTAAATCTATGAAAAACAAGTACTTCTTAATATATTTACTGCGAAATATATTATATAATAAGTGTAAAGAAAGGTGGTGGTTTTTCATGATTGCTAATAAAAATGGTTTTACAGTATTAGAAGCTGTTGCTTCTGTGTTTATTGTGACCTTGGTTTTAATCACTTCATTAAGCATTATGTTGACCATGAGAAATCACGCCATAAGAACTGAAGAAAAGATAAAAGCTACAGATCTTGGAACTGTGATTAGATATGATCTTGAACATGATTATGCATATCAAACTATTCTCAATTGGATGAATAACGACGAAAAAATCGTGTCCAACTTAAACTGTGATGTTTCTCCACTTGACTGTTCATTATTCAATCATATTATCGAAGAAAAGGATTATGCACCACTGATCACAATTCGATTTTTAGAGCCTACAGAAGACTCCATATATTTTCAGATGATTCATTTTGAAATAACAATTAACTATTACAAAGAACAAACTGTTACGATGATTGGAGTTATTTATGAGAAAGCATAGTGGTGTGACCCTAGTTGAGCTTTTAGGTGCTATCGTTATCTTCTCAATTGCTTCTTCTATCATTGCTTTAACGATTACATTTATCGTCAATGCTAACAAGGAAATTATAGAAAATGGTCAGGCAAATACAACTGGTACATTACTCATTAGACACATTGAGCAAGAAGTAAGTGAGTTATATATAACTGGTTATACTTATACTCCAGATCAAGAACTTGTTTTATATTCAAACTTTGAATATGTTTATAACGATTTAACTGCTGAAATAGAACTCATTAATCACGATCCTAGATTAGAACTGACTATTGTTATTGAAAATAATAATATCTCTATAAATAATCAGATTCAAGATCTGTCTGGATTTCTCATACATGAGACAAGTCGTATTGATATGATTGAAAAAGTATCCTCTACACAGTTCATCATCACAATTGTTTTAGCATCTGAAAAAAATCTTTACACATTTAAAACCACTTTAGAAGTGTTCATTTAAAGGAGCTGATGACCATGAATATCTTAAAAAATAAAAAAGGTATGGGATTACCTATGGTTTTAGGTATAACTGTTTTTGTCATTGGCTTATCAGCAACTCTCATGAGTTATATTGTTTTTCAATCTAGAATAGTTGAATATGATATCGAAGAATCAGAAACTTATCATAATGCTGTGTCAGATGTCAGTACTGCACTCAATTATTTATCTCAAAATCCTGAGATGACAGATGCAGAAATTCTGTCACTGTCAAACTATCTAAATGTAGTCATAGAGCAAAATGAAAATGGTTTATACATCATTACTTCACTGATCAACGAGACAAATGAAGTTGTAAGTTATATGACAGGCTCAACTCAGATAACCGATATTGATGATATTATCTTTGATTTTGATGGAACAGAAGAAACATTTGAACTATCACCAGTTATTACTTCTGAAACTCTACTATCTGATTATATGCCTGATTATGTCATTGATTCATTAAATATATCGAATGCTCCTGAAGATTTAAACACTTATGATGACGTC
Proteins encoded in this window:
- a CDS encoding type II secretion system protein GspE: MALKRIGDVLLDAKIITKKQLEDALKKQEKNERLGETIVRLQYASEMQILKALEDSTGVQRVSLMHFTIDENVLKLVDESFCRRNTMIPLRIEGNKLMFATSDPLDFSVTEELRLMTGYRPKMYSAPKNEINTQIEKYYGFTRTLEALGVKQNVSMDEVTEEEDDYSDTPMVNLVNQILTSAVFQRASDIHIDPLDDKVVVRYRVDGVLDIVKEFPIKILNQMVSRIKVMSGMDITETRIPQDGRIQTAIQQKNIDLRISTLPTVRGEKVVMRILDISGGANRLDSIGLSKKEEKLVRDMIAKPNGIVLVSGPTGSGKTTTLYACLEELNKPNVNIVTVENPVELKMEGVNQVQVEPDVNLTFASALRSILRQDPNIIMVGEIRDVETAEIAIRASLTGHLVLSTIHTNDAVKTVTRLLDMEIELFLIASSLTGVISQRLVRKLCTECSYDDEPTPTEVVMFKKQGIDLDHVKRAKGCPSCNYKGYAGRVGIFEVLPISDQMRKLIAENATFDELEKEAKYSGMQSILSSGLKKIQEGVTTLEEVMKVAEE